Proteins from a single region of Candidatus Margulisiibacteriota bacterium:
- a CDS encoding beta-ketoacyl-ACP synthase III, which translates to MKAKIIGTGSCLPAKVVTNDDLSKLVDTNDAWIQERTGIKERRVAGAATATSDLAVVAAERALAAAKVTPDQLDLIIVCTCSPDMLFPSTACILQDKIKATKAAAFDLSAACSGFNFGLTAASSFIESGQFKTILLVGADTLTKYLDWTDRGTCILFGDGAGAVVLTATKNENEGVLASLIRAEGNLGHFLTMPGGGSRDPEEKNGRFIKMDGKEVFRFAVRALETSVRDILAQAGKTAADIDLLIPHQANIRIIDHVSKKMGLPKEKVYVNLQKYGNTSAASVPIALDEATAEGKIKSGDLLVLSGFGAGLTYGANIVRM; encoded by the coding sequence ATGAAGGCAAAGATCATTGGGACCGGCTCCTGCCTCCCGGCCAAGGTCGTGACCAATGACGACCTTTCCAAACTAGTTGACACGAATGATGCCTGGATCCAGGAGCGGACCGGCATCAAGGAACGGCGGGTTGCCGGTGCCGCGACCGCTACTTCCGACCTCGCCGTAGTCGCCGCCGAACGGGCGCTCGCCGCCGCCAAAGTTACTCCCGACCAGCTCGATTTAATAATAGTCTGCACCTGCAGCCCCGATATGCTCTTCCCGTCCACCGCCTGCATTCTGCAGGATAAAATAAAAGCGACCAAAGCGGCCGCTTTTGACCTCTCGGCCGCCTGCTCCGGCTTCAACTTTGGCCTGACCGCTGCCAGCAGCTTTATCGAGAGCGGCCAATTCAAGACGATCCTCCTGGTCGGCGCCGACACTTTGACCAAATATCTCGACTGGACCGACCGCGGCACCTGCATCCTCTTCGGCGACGGCGCCGGGGCGGTCGTTTTGACCGCGACCAAGAACGAGAACGAAGGGGTCCTGGCCAGCCTGATCCGGGCGGAGGGGAACCTCGGCCATTTCCTAACGATGCCGGGAGGGGGCTCGCGCGATCCGGAAGAAAAGAACGGCCGCTTCATTAAAATGGATGGGAAGGAAGTTTTCCGCTTCGCCGTCCGGGCACTCGAGACTTCGGTCCGGGATATCCTGGCTCAAGCCGGAAAAACTGCGGCCGACATTGATCTCCTCATCCCCCACCAGGCCAACATCAGAATAATTGACCATGTCAGCAAGAAAATGGGGTTGCCAAAAGAAAAAGTTTATGTTAATCTGCAAAAGTACGGGAATACCTCGGCGGCCTCTGTCCCCATCGCCTTGGACGAGGCTACGGCTGAAGGGAAGATAAAATCAGGCGACCTGCTCGTGTTGTCCGGTTTTGGTGCCGGACTGACCTACGGAGCAAATATAGTCAGAATGTAG
- a CDS encoding acyl-CoA dehydrogenase family protein, translated as MLDYLLTEEQQMIRDLAKKVAREKALPKRAEWDETGEFPWEALKAFAAADLCGLYIPEELGGMGQSVFNFCLATEEISRVCGGVGVTFAASALGSTPILLFGSDEQKKKYMPDIAKGKKLAAFGLTEANAGSDAAGMETTAKKEGDYFILNGTKQWITNGGEAETYTVIAISDKSKGPRGASAFIVEKGTPGFTFGKKENKMGIRCSATRELVFQDCKVHKSQLLGKEGMGFIVAMKTLDMTRPGIGAQAVGIAQGALDEALRYSRERVQFGKPISSLQAIQHILADMATQIEAARALVYSCARMIDAGAKNFTLPASEAKLFASDTAMKVTIDAIQVLGGYGYMKEYPVEKMARDAKITQIYEGTNQIQRNQIGLALIKELASSK; from the coding sequence ATGCTCGATTATCTTTTGACCGAAGAACAACAAATGATCCGCGACCTGGCCAAGAAGGTGGCCCGGGAAAAGGCCTTGCCGAAACGGGCCGAATGGGACGAGACCGGCGAGTTCCCGTGGGAAGCGCTCAAGGCTTTTGCCGCGGCCGACCTCTGCGGCCTCTACATCCCGGAAGAGCTCGGCGGGATGGGCCAGAGTGTGTTTAACTTCTGCCTGGCGACCGAAGAGATCAGCCGCGTTTGCGGCGGCGTCGGCGTCACTTTCGCCGCCTCAGCCCTCGGCTCCACTCCGATCCTCCTCTTCGGGAGCGACGAACAGAAAAAGAAATACATGCCCGACATCGCCAAGGGTAAAAAGCTGGCCGCCTTCGGACTGACCGAAGCGAACGCCGGCTCCGACGCGGCCGGGATGGAAACGACCGCCAAGAAAGAGGGCGACTACTTTATCCTTAACGGGACCAAGCAGTGGATCACCAACGGCGGCGAGGCTGAAACCTACACCGTCATCGCAATCTCCGACAAGAGCAAGGGGCCGCGCGGCGCCTCCGCTTTCATAGTAGAGAAAGGGACCCCCGGCTTCACTTTCGGCAAGAAAGAGAACAAGATGGGGATCCGCTGTTCCGCCACTCGCGAATTGGTTTTCCAGGATTGCAAGGTCCACAAGAGCCAGCTCCTCGGCAAAGAGGGGATGGGCTTTATCGTGGCAATGAAGACCCTCGACATGACCCGCCCCGGCATCGGCGCCCAGGCGGTCGGGATCGCCCAGGGGGCGCTCGACGAAGCGCTCCGCTATTCGCGCGAACGGGTCCAGTTCGGCAAGCCGATCAGCTCGCTGCAGGCGATCCAGCACATCCTGGCCGACATGGCGACCCAGATCGAAGCGGCCCGCGCCCTCGTCTACTCCTGCGCCCGGATGATCGACGCCGGCGCCAAAAATTTCACCCTCCCCGCTTCCGAAGCGAAGCTCTTCGCCTCGGACACCGCCATGAAAGTGACGATTGACGCCATCCAGGTCCTCGGGGGCTACGGCTACATGAAGGAATACCCGGTGGAAAAGATGGCCCGTGACGCCAAGATCACCCAGATCTATGAGGGGACGAACCAGATCCAGCGGAACCAGATCGGCCTCGCCCTCATCAAGGAACTGGCTTCTTCGAAATAA